The Tripterygium wilfordii isolate XIE 37 chromosome 17, ASM1340144v1, whole genome shotgun sequence genome has a window encoding:
- the LOC119982063 gene encoding uncharacterized protein LOC119982063 isoform X2: MGEHEGWSQPQPSDGPLPNGLLPNEAASVIRVLDPERWLKAEERTAELIDCIKPNPPSEERRNAVVVYVRHLIMKCFPCQVFTFGSVPLKTYLPDGDIDLTAFSENQSLKDSWAHQVRDMLENEEKNENAEFRVKEVQYIQAEVKIIKCLVENIVVDISFDQLGGLCTLCFLEEVDNLISQNHLFKRSIILIKAWCYYESRILGAHHGLISTYALETLVLYIFHVFNNSFAGPLEVLYRFLEFFSKFDWDNFCVSLWGPVPIGSLPDVTAEPPIKDCEELLLRKPFLDACTAVYAVFPTGQENQGQPFVSKHFNVIDPLRINNNLGRSVSKGNFFRIRSAFAFGAKKLARVLDCSKEDPYHEVNQFFMNTWDRHGSGHRPDAPRNDLWRSRQSNADHLSETESLKNNSNRKKGDTSSNRESQDDGTRHAPSQSLINGNPYNARTSKQSTRNISSNQDVLAGKGQRSFRPDSLVSDIQGRHPFARTCSSPELTDTYSEPSSQGRCVTAPDGSKDQIASARSDHGRRKNVESDNFSSPGIRSPTDDPSSVRHISSHQSLDVAADSSSVLTSYNEDSGLGVMAEKFMNSLGTQQMHQEEQDLVNMMASSTAHHYSGQMHVPLNSASSHLPLSLPPSILASMGYAQRNFGGLVPPNIPLIEASWGTNVQFPQGLVPSPLTHYFPVGLASNPEDSTESGNETYGSVEMNLGEGNNDFWHEQESSSTGGFDLDNGNFEMHQSDEKQHSTSASYDFVPSSRVGYSGNSMRVQQKIIRETRGSMREDHLDNFQHPENRGNEVYFNDRTVSSRSFRNAHTSSTRSKTSSESSWEGSSVKMSKSMRVRRGCRPNANVLQSAVYGKGKSVSEHSSPHGEDENREWNAVNAQLTMSSEMAERNVGPQSVSSLHVPRQQISGFEQAQASESDSLIPIAPMLLGPGLRQRTMDNSGVLPFAFYPTGPPVPFVTMLPLYNFPSETGTSDASTSQFNGEEGLDNSDSRNNFDSSEGIDQPEGVSPSSSIRGAAFVEPSEQSDILNSDFASHWKNLQYGRFCQNSRSPTPSIYPSPVGVPPVYLQGCFPWDGPGRPLSSNMNLFTQLMNYGPRLVPVAPLQSVSNRPTGVYQRYGDEMPRYRSGTGTYLPNPKMSTRERHSSNARRGNYSYEISEHHGDREGSWNTNLKSRPAGRSHNRNKAEKPSSRPERLTSESRPDRSWASHRHETHSSYQSQTGPIRPNSQSGAANVTYGMYPLPAMNPGTVSSNGPTIPSVVMLYPYDHNAGYGSSAEQLEFGSFGPVGFSSVNEVSQLSEASRLGGTYEEHRFQGSSAERSSPDQPSSPLQR; encoded by the exons ATGGGTGAACATGAGGGGTGGTCACAGCCACAGCCATCAGATGGGCCATTACCAAATGGCCTATTGCCCAATGAGGCAGCTTCGGTGATCCGAGTGCTTGACCCAGAGCGATGGTTGAAGGCTGAGGAGAGAACTGCAGAGCTTATTGACTGCATCAAGCCCAACCCACCCTCTGAGGAACGCCGAAATGCAGTTGTTGTTTACGTGCGGCACCTTATTATGAAATGCTTCCCCTGTCAG GTGTTCACTTTTGGCTCTGTACCATTGAAGACTTATTTGCCTGATGGGGACATAGACTTAACTGCATTCAGTGAGAATCAGAGTTTGAAGGATTCGTGGGCACATCAGGTTCGTGATATGCTAGAGAATGAGGAGAAGAATGAGAATGCTGAATTTCGTGTGAAAGAAGTTCAGTACATACAGGCAGAA GTGAAGATAATAAAGTGTCTTGTGGAAAATATTGTGGTTGACATATCATTTGACCAGCTTGGTGGGTTGTGTACACTTTGTTTCCTTGAGGAG GTTGATAATTTGATTAGCCAAAATCATTTATTCAAGCGTAGTATTATATTGATTAAGGCCTGGTGTTATTATGAGAGTCGCATTTTGGGTGCACATCATGGACTTATCTCAACCTATGCATTGGAGACTTTGGTTCtctatatttttcatgttttcaacAATTCTTTTGCGGGACCCCTCGAG GTGCTCTACCGCTTTCTTGAGTTTTTTAGTAAGTTTGACTGGGATAATTTTTGTGTGAGCCTCTGGGGTCCTGTCCCCATTGGTTCTCTTCCAGATGTAACAG CGGAACCTCCCATAAAGGATTGTGAAGAATTGCTACTGAGAAAGCCATTTCTTGATGCTTGTACCGCAGTATATGCTGTCTTTCCTACCGGCCAAGAAAATCAAGGGCAACcctttgtttccaaacatttcAATGTTATAGATCCTTTGCGTATAAATAACAACCTTGGACGTAGTGTCAGTAAAG GTAACTTCTTCCGAATACGCAGTGCATTTGCATTTGGGGCTAAAAAGCTGGCAAGGGTACTTGATTGCTCCAAAGAAGATCCATACCATGAAGTAAATCAGTTCTTTATGAACACTTGGGACAGGCATGGTAGTGGTCATCGTCCTGATGCTCCGAGGAATGATTTATGGCGCTCTAGACAGTCAAACGCTGATCACCTTAGTGAAACAGAGAGTCTGAAGAACAATTCGAACAGGAAAAAGGGTGACACATCTTCTAACCGTGAAAGTCAAGATGATGGAACACGACATGCACCCTCCCAAAGCCTAATCAATGGGAACCCATATAATGCTAGGACCTCCAAACAGTCTACAAGGAACATCAGTTCTAATCAGGATGTGCTTGCTGGTAAAGGTCAAAGGAGTTTTAGACCTGACAGTTTGGTTAGTGACATTCAGGGAAGACATCCTTTTGCAAGGACATGTTCTAGTCCTGAGCTTACAGATACTTACAGTGAACCTTCTTCTCAGGGAAGGTGCGTCACAGCCCCGGATGGTAGTAAAGATCAGATTGCTTCTGCAAGATCAGATCATGGCAGGAGGAAGAATGTTGAATCTGATAATTTTTCAAGCCCCGGCATTAGGTCTCCAACTGATGATCCCTCATCTGTGAGGCATATTTCATCTCATCAAAGCCTTGATGTTGCTGCTGATTCAAGCAGTGTTTTAACTAGTTACAATGAAGATTCAGGCTTAGGTGTGATGGCTGAAAAATTCATGAATTCTTTGGGGACGCAGCAAATGCATCAGGAAGAACAAGATCTTGTGAACATGATGGCATCTTCTACAGCTCATCATTATAGTGGACAGATGCATGTCCCATTGAATTCAGCTTCAAGTCACTTGCCACTTTCACTCCCACCTTCTATTCTAGCTTCGATGGGATATGCTCAGAGAAATTTTGGTGGATTAGTGCCCCCAAATATTCCTTTGATTGAAGCTTCTTGGGGAACAAATGTGCAATTTCCCCAAGGTTTGGTTCCTTCACCTTTAACCCATTATTTTCCTGTAGGGTTGGCATCAAATCCAGAAGATTCAACTGAATCTGGCAATGAAACATATGGTTCTGTGGAAATGAACCTTGGGGAAGGTAATAATGATTTCTGGCATGAGCAAGAGAGTAGCTCTACTGGTGGGTTTGATCTTGATAATGGGAATTTTGAGATGCATCAATCAGATGAAAAGCAGCATTCTACTTCAGCTAGTTATGACTTTGTTCCTTCATCTCGGGTAGGTTACTCTGGAAATTCTATGAGGGTCCAACAGAAGATAATTAGAGAAACCCGAGGGTCAATGAGGGAAGATCATCTGGATAATTTCCAGCATCCAGAGAACAGAGGTAATGAGGTTTACTTTAATGACAGAACTGTGAGTTCGAGGTCCTTTCGTAATGCACATACTAGTTCCACGAGAAGTAAAACCTCTTCTGAAAGTTCTTGGGAAGGATCTTCCGTAAAGATGTCTAAATCGATGAGGGTAAGAAGAGGTTGCCGACCAAATGCTAATGTTCTGCAATCTGCTGTGTATGGGAAAGGTAAGAGTGTGTCTGAACATTCATCCCCTCATGGAGAGGATGAGAACAGAGAATGGAATGCAGTCAATGCACAGTTAACCATGAGCTCTGAAATGGCTGAAAGAAATGTGGGACCTCAATCTGTTTCTTCTTTGCATGTTCCAAGGCAGCAAATATCTGGATTTGAACAAGCACAGGCAAGTGAATCTGATTCATTGATACCCATTGCTCCCATGCTCCTAGGTCCAGGTTTGCGGCAAAGAACTATGGATAATTCAGGGGTGCTCCCATTCGCATTTTATCCGACTGGGCCACCTGTACCATTTGTCACGATGCTTCCACTGTACAACTTCCCATCTGAGACTGGTACTTCTGATGCATCGACAAGCCAATTTAATGGGGAGGAGGGACTGGATAACAGTGATTCTCGAAATAATTTTGACTCATCTGAGGGAATTGATCAGCCTGAAGGTGTAAGCCCTTCTAGTTCCATTAGAGGGGCTGCTTTTGTTGAGCCGTCAGAGCAGTCTGACATTCTCAATAGTGATTTTGCTAGCCACTGGAAAAATTTGCAATATGGACGATTTTGCCAGAACTCTCGTTCTCCCACACCTTCGATTTATCCTTCACCTGTTGGTGTTCCACCTGTCTATTTACAAGGCTGCTTTCCATGGGATGGTCCTGGGAGACCTCTTTCATCTAACATGAACCTTTTCACGCAGCTTATGAATTATGGGCCTCGCCTTGTTCCTGTTGCTCCTCTCCAGTCTGTTTCTAATCGGCCTACTGGTGTTTACCAACGTTATGGTGATGAAATGCCAAGATACCGAAGTGGGACTGGAACTTACCTACCCAATCCT AAAATGTCTACTCGAGAACGGCATTCTTCAAATGCTAGAAGGGGAAATTACAGCTATGAAATAAGTGAGCACCACGGTGACAGGGAAGGCAGTTGGAATACTAACTTGAAGTCACGACCAGCTGGGCGCAGCCACAATCGTAACAAGGCTGAGAAGCCAAGTTCAAGACCGGAACGATTGACAAGTGAAA